In Candidatus Obscuribacterales bacterium, a single window of DNA contains:
- the rplK gene encoding 50S ribosomal protein L11 produces MKKVVGKIKLQIQAGKANPAPPIGPALGQHGVNIMQFCKEYNAKTQDKAGTVIPVEISVYEDRSFDFILKTPPAAELLKKAANVEKGSAAPNKTKIGSISKAKITEIAKIKLPDLNATTIESAERMIAGTARNMGLTVQE; encoded by the coding sequence GTGAAAAAGGTAGTAGGTAAAATCAAGTTACAGATTCAGGCTGGCAAAGCCAACCCAGCACCGCCTATTGGTCCAGCTCTGGGTCAACACGGCGTCAACATCATGCAATTCTGCAAAGAGTACAACGCCAAGACGCAGGACAAAGCCGGAACCGTTATCCCGGTAGAAATCTCGGTTTACGAAGATCGTTCATTCGATTTCATCTTAAAGACCCCACCAGCTGCTGAACTTTTGAAGAAGGCTGCTAACGTCGAGAAGGGTTCTGCTGCACCGAACAAAACCAAAATTGGTTCGATCAGCAAAGCCAAAATCACTGAAATCGCCAAGATCAAATTACCTGATTTGAACGCCACAACAATCGAATCAGCAGAGCGCATGATTGCAGGTACCGCCCGCAATATGGGTCTCACCGTCCAGGAATAA
- a CDS encoding type II toxin-antitoxin system Phd/YefM family antitoxin — protein sequence MWQLQEAKNRLCQLVDEVQKKGPQVITRRGTEVAVLLSYNDFLKLKGKKVNEKKQSLAEFLMASPLAGSGIKIERDKSLGREIEL from the coding sequence ATGTGGCAACTTCAAGAAGCTAAAAATCGCTTGTGCCAGCTTGTTGATGAGGTTCAAAAGAAAGGGCCTCAAGTCATTACACGCCGAGGGACTGAAGTTGCTGTTTTGCTTTCTTACAACGATTTCTTGAAGCTCAAGGGAAAGAAAGTAAATGAAAAGAAGCAGAGTCTAGCTGAGTTTTTGATGGCATCTCCACTTGCAGGAAGTGGTATCAAGATTGAAAGAGATAAAAGCTTAGGCAGGGAAATAGAGTTGTGA
- the nusG gene encoding transcription termination/antitermination protein NusG, producing MAFIKSDGQRRWYAVQTASGHENKVKEHIEKRIVTMGASDKIFGVIVPEKLVTKVKEGKRVEKKEREYPGYVFVEMILDDDSWRVVREAPGVTKYVGAGKKPIPVQDAEIRKILRRQMAVTGGKGKKTAVIDVKVGDFVRITGGPFADFTGEITEVNLERERLKASVIIFGRATPVELEFNQVIKV from the coding sequence ATGGCATTCATAAAGAGTGATGGTCAGCGCCGCTGGTACGCAGTACAAACAGCATCGGGTCACGAGAACAAAGTAAAAGAGCACATCGAAAAGCGCATCGTCACCATGGGCGCATCCGACAAGATTTTCGGTGTCATTGTTCCCGAGAAGCTTGTAACAAAGGTCAAGGAAGGAAAGCGCGTCGAGAAGAAAGAGCGCGAGTACCCTGGCTATGTGTTTGTTGAAATGATTTTGGATGACGATTCTTGGAGAGTCGTACGCGAAGCTCCTGGCGTCACCAAATATGTCGGTGCAGGCAAGAAGCCGATTCCAGTACAAGATGCTGAAATCCGCAAAATCTTGCGCCGCCAAATGGCAGTCACCGGTGGCAAAGGCAAAAAGACAGCCGTCATCGATGTCAAGGTTGGCGACTTCGTCCGTATTACAGGCGGACCGTTTGCCGACTTTACTGGTGAAATCACCGAAGTCAATCTGGAGCGCGAGCGCTTGAAGGCATCCGTCATCATCTTTGGTCGCGCAACCCCAGTGGAACTAGAGTTTAACCAGGTTATAAAAGTGTAA
- a CDS encoding ABC transporter permease translates to MLALVLKRIVWAIPVLFIVATISFGLMRIVPGGPFDEEKSLPPEIIANIKAKYHLDKPIPEQYIIYMSRLVKGDMGVSYKYVNRTVNDILGDAFPVSLELGLLGLALAIVIGVPLGTIAAVNRGSKLDFLSMLIATVGISVPGFVTGALLILVFGLWLKLAPVALWESFRHMLLPALTLSLSPAAYLARLTRASVLEVMEKDYVRTARSKGLSSSKTIVKHVLRNALVPVLTVLGPLTAIVITGSFVVEYMYAIPGMGRFFITAVSNRDYDLIMATTLIFAVLLVIANTIVDVLYTVLDPRMQVKG, encoded by the coding sequence ATGTTGGCGTTGGTTCTTAAGCGAATAGTCTGGGCGATACCGGTGCTGTTTATCGTAGCCACGATATCGTTCGGCTTGATGCGCATAGTTCCTGGCGGTCCATTCGATGAAGAAAAGTCATTGCCTCCGGAGATTATTGCCAACATCAAAGCAAAATACCATTTGGATAAGCCAATCCCTGAGCAGTACATCATTTATATGAGCCGGTTGGTTAAAGGCGACATGGGTGTTTCTTATAAGTACGTCAATCGCACCGTCAACGATATTCTTGGTGATGCGTTTCCAGTATCGCTTGAGCTTGGTCTATTAGGATTAGCTTTGGCGATTGTAATCGGTGTGCCTTTAGGAACCATTGCTGCTGTTAATCGGGGAAGTAAGCTTGATTTTCTATCTATGCTTATTGCAACAGTGGGAATTTCTGTCCCGGGATTTGTGACTGGTGCGCTTTTGATTTTAGTCTTTGGACTCTGGTTGAAGCTGGCGCCTGTTGCGTTGTGGGAGTCCTTCAGGCATATGCTGTTGCCGGCGCTCACTCTAAGTTTGTCGCCTGCTGCTTACTTGGCTCGACTAACAAGAGCCAGTGTGCTGGAAGTAATGGAAAAAGATTATGTGCGAACAGCTCGCTCGAAAGGATTGTCGTCCAGCAAGACAATCGTGAAACATGTTCTGAGAAATGCGCTTGTGCCTGTGCTTACAGTGCTGGGACCGTTAACGGCAATCGTCATTACCGGCTCATTTGTCGTTGAATATATGTACGCAATTCCGGGTATGGGTAGATTTTTCATTACTGCCGTATCCAATCGTGACTACGACTTGATCATGGCGACCACTCTAATATTTGCGGTACTGCTTGTCATAGCCAATACGATTGTTGATGTTCTCTACACGGTTCTCGATCCAAGAATGCAGGTGAAGGGGTAA
- the rpmG gene encoding 50S ribosomal protein L33: protein MACGDCKRRNYTTMKNKRNDAERISLSKYCRWCRSHTEHKETKK from the coding sequence ATGGCTTGCGGTGATTGCAAAAGACGCAATTACACCACCATGAAAAACAAGAGAAACGACGCGGAAAGAATCAGTCTATCCAAGTATTGCCGCTGGTGCCGTTCGCACACAGAGCATAAAGAGACCAAGAAATAA
- a CDS encoding peptide ABC transporter substrate-binding protein: MKFLLPLLAVALILVLVGAGWNQKAVKPEAGCLRINLGTEPPSLDWSVTVDNYSFDVIANLMVGLTQYRNNLTCKPSVASSWEVLDGGKRYVFHLRKDVVWTDGKSVTAHDFVYAWRRMLTPATAAQNAFLFYDVINAYEFNTGKIKDFQQVGIKAQDDYTLEVKLRRPVAYFINITALSPAFPLRQDIVERYGDSWCEPGHIVTNGPFLLTKWQHEYKIELAANPRFFEGEPKLKKIKYFMVPEPSTALALYENGELDFIDNRSFPTPDVERYRTSPEYHNYPLLRNNYVGFNVTKKPFDNKLVRQAFSAAIDRDVFPKILRRKEFPSSCWIPPSLMGYDPNSGPRFDAARAQKLLADAGYPDGKGLPPITFLYPQREDVRLVVEAMQDQLKKNLHVNVELINQEWKVFLATCRNDAPQMYRSSWGADYPDPETFMSNFTSRNGNNHTRWKNKAYDDLVERAGGEPNQAKRAALYKEADTLLCKEESPLICTYLASQNILVRPWVKGLEFNAMDLQFFKSAYIETKGFE; the protein is encoded by the coding sequence ATGAAGTTCCTCTTACCATTGTTGGCTGTTGCTCTTATCCTGGTCCTTGTCGGTGCCGGGTGGAATCAAAAGGCGGTAAAACCCGAAGCTGGCTGTTTGCGGATCAACTTAGGTACCGAACCGCCCAGTTTGGATTGGTCGGTAACCGTCGATAACTATTCGTTTGATGTGATTGCCAACTTGATGGTTGGCTTGACGCAGTATCGCAACAATTTGACATGTAAGCCTTCGGTTGCCTCGTCTTGGGAAGTGCTCGATGGCGGCAAGCGCTATGTCTTTCACTTGCGCAAAGACGTCGTTTGGACAGACGGCAAGTCTGTGACGGCGCATGATTTTGTTTATGCCTGGCGACGAATGCTCACGCCGGCAACTGCTGCTCAAAATGCTTTTCTCTTTTACGATGTCATAAATGCCTATGAGTTCAACACAGGCAAGATAAAAGACTTCCAGCAAGTTGGCATAAAAGCGCAGGATGATTACACGTTGGAAGTAAAGTTGCGCAGGCCGGTTGCTTACTTCATCAACATCACTGCGCTGTCCCCGGCTTTTCCGTTAAGACAAGACATTGTTGAGCGTTATGGTGACAGTTGGTGTGAACCAGGACACATTGTTACCAATGGACCATTTTTACTAACTAAATGGCAGCATGAATACAAAATTGAATTGGCTGCCAACCCGCGTTTCTTTGAAGGAGAGCCAAAGCTCAAGAAAATAAAGTATTTCATGGTACCGGAGCCATCAACCGCACTCGCACTCTATGAAAATGGCGAATTGGATTTTATTGATAATCGCAGTTTCCCAACACCTGATGTTGAACGCTATCGCACTTCGCCTGAGTATCACAACTATCCTTTGCTGAGAAATAACTATGTTGGTTTCAATGTCACAAAGAAACCGTTTGATAACAAGCTAGTGCGTCAAGCATTCTCTGCTGCAATTGATCGCGACGTATTTCCGAAAATCTTGCGCCGAAAGGAATTCCCCAGCTCTTGCTGGATACCGCCTAGTCTTATGGGTTACGATCCAAACTCTGGACCGAGGTTTGATGCCGCCCGTGCACAAAAGCTCCTTGCTGATGCAGGATATCCCGATGGGAAGGGTCTGCCTCCAATTACGTTTCTCTATCCGCAGCGCGAAGATGTGCGTTTAGTAGTCGAAGCCATGCAAGACCAGCTTAAGAAGAATCTGCATGTAAATGTAGAGTTGATCAATCAAGAATGGAAAGTATTTCTGGCTACTTGTCGCAATGATGCTCCGCAAATGTATCGTTCGTCCTGGGGTGCGGATTATCCTGATCCAGAAACTTTCATGAGCAATTTCACTAGCCGCAATGGCAACAACCACACGCGCTGGAAGAATAAAGCATATGACGATTTGGTTGAAAGAGCCGGTGGTGAACCCAATCAAGCAAAACGTGCGGCGCTGTATAAGGAAGCAGATACTCTGCTGTGCAAAGAAGAATCACCGCTTATTTGCACGTACTTGGCTAGTCAAAATATTCTCGTTCGTCCATGGGTAAAGGGACTTGAATTTAACGCCATGGATTTGCAGTTTTTCAAGTCTGCCTATATTGAAACCAAAGGATTTGAATAA
- a CDS encoding aldehyde dehydrogenase family protein has translation MAAKTLEKTEVHGNYIGGKWQKAKGGETFVSTSPANVDEVVGQFAASTPEDVTAAVDAAAKAYPEWKKTPAPERAELLLKAALLMETRKEEMAQTMVREMGKVIKEARGDVQEAIDMAKYMAGEGRRLFGHTTPSELRNKFAMAIRQPMGVVGVITPWNFPVAIPSWKILPALVSGNTIVFKPATDTPLCAQMFVQVLIDAGLPPGVINFVTGSGSKVGMPLVEDPRVRVISVTGSTQVGRQIAGRCGELMKKISCELGGKNAICVMDDADMDLVVEGALWGSFGTAGQRCTATSRIIVHKKRYKEFLERFEARTKALKIGNGLDPSVDVGPVVSKAQLESVHSYVDIGKKDGAKLVVGGNILDDGAMGKGCFHEPTVFADVKPGMRIAQEEIFGPITAVMPVESFEEAIQVANGTDYGLSLSMYTQDVNRAFTAIEELESGIVYINAPTIGAEIQLPFGGVKQTGNGHREAGITAIEQFTEWKSIYVDYSGKLQKAQIDTHNNNQ, from the coding sequence ATGGCAGCAAAGACGCTGGAAAAGACCGAAGTTCACGGCAACTATATTGGTGGCAAATGGCAGAAGGCCAAAGGCGGCGAAACATTCGTCAGCACAAGTCCTGCCAATGTCGATGAGGTAGTTGGTCAATTTGCAGCTTCCACACCGGAAGATGTAACTGCTGCTGTTGATGCTGCTGCTAAAGCATACCCAGAGTGGAAGAAAACGCCAGCTCCAGAGCGTGCTGAACTCCTCCTCAAAGCAGCTCTTTTGATGGAAACCCGCAAAGAAGAAATGGCCCAGACAATGGTCCGTGAAATGGGTAAGGTCATCAAAGAAGCTCGTGGTGATGTTCAAGAAGCTATCGACATGGCTAAGTACATGGCTGGTGAAGGCAGACGTCTTTTCGGTCACACAACGCCATCTGAATTGCGTAACAAGTTCGCTATGGCAATTCGCCAACCAATGGGCGTTGTTGGTGTCATTACACCATGGAACTTCCCAGTAGCTATTCCAAGCTGGAAGATTCTGCCGGCATTGGTATCAGGTAACACTATCGTTTTCAAACCGGCAACCGACACACCACTTTGCGCTCAGATGTTTGTGCAAGTATTGATCGATGCCGGTTTACCACCAGGTGTTATCAACTTCGTTACAGGCTCCGGCAGCAAAGTCGGTATGCCATTGGTTGAAGATCCACGCGTACGCGTAATTTCAGTAACAGGCTCGACACAAGTCGGTCGTCAAATTGCCGGTCGTTGCGGCGAGTTGATGAAGAAGATATCGTGCGAACTAGGTGGCAAAAACGCTATCTGCGTAATGGACGATGCCGATATGGACCTCGTTGTTGAAGGCGCTCTCTGGGGATCATTTGGAACAGCCGGTCAGCGCTGCACAGCGACCAGCCGCATCATCGTTCACAAAAAGCGCTATAAGGAATTCCTCGAGCGCTTTGAAGCCCGCACCAAAGCACTTAAGATTGGCAACGGACTAGATCCATCAGTAGATGTAGGTCCAGTCGTCAGCAAAGCTCAATTGGAGAGCGTTCACAGCTATGTGGATATCGGTAAAAAAGACGGCGCCAAGCTCGTTGTCGGCGGCAACATCCTCGACGACGGCGCAATGGGTAAAGGCTGTTTCCACGAGCCGACAGTATTTGCCGATGTAAAACCAGGCATGCGTATTGCTCAGGAAGAAATCTTTGGACCAATCACCGCAGTAATGCCGGTTGAGTCCTTTGAAGAAGCCATTCAAGTAGCTAACGGCACCGATTACGGCTTGTCCTTGTCCATGTACACACAAGATGTAAACCGTGCCTTCACAGCTATTGAAGAGCTGGAATCAGGCATCGTTTACATCAACGCTCCAACCATCGGTGCTGAAATTCAGTTGCCGTTTGGCGGCGTCAAGCAAACCGGCAACGGTCACCGTGAAGCCGGCATCACCGCTATCGAACAATTCACAGAGTGGAAATCAATCTACGTCGACTACTCTGGCAAACTGCAAAAAGCGCAGATCGACACACACAACAACAATCAATAA
- a CDS encoding alcohol dehydrogenase: MPNTKQTEHIGKAIFLDKPESSFSVREVRYPIPQGDQVLVKVAACGICHSDSFAMDGHFPGLKYPVCPGHEIAGTVESVGPDVKRLQPGDCVGVGWHGGHCGECAACRSGDFISCSLLKTPGISIAGGYAQYAIFSESVCALIPDELDFADAAPLLCAGVTTFNALRHSGAKGGDVVAIIGIGGLGHLAVQFANKMGFYTVAIARGDDKAEFAGNLGAHLYINSESKDAVRKLKNIGGAKVILATAASSKAMSPWVDALTIGGKMVIVGADTEPLNISPIQLIGGRKQIMGWPSGTAKDSEECLEFSARFDIRPMIEEYPFDQAQEAYERMMSGEARFRVVITQPD, from the coding sequence ATGCCAAACACCAAACAAACCGAACACATAGGAAAAGCAATTTTTTTGGACAAACCGGAGAGTAGTTTTTCTGTTCGAGAAGTTAGGTATCCAATACCGCAAGGCGATCAGGTACTTGTCAAAGTAGCAGCCTGTGGAATTTGTCACAGCGATAGTTTTGCCATGGATGGACACTTCCCCGGACTAAAATATCCAGTTTGTCCCGGACATGAAATTGCCGGAACCGTTGAAAGCGTCGGACCGGATGTGAAACGTCTGCAACCGGGTGATTGCGTCGGCGTCGGCTGGCATGGCGGACATTGTGGTGAGTGCGCCGCTTGCCGCAGCGGTGATTTCATATCTTGCAGTCTGCTGAAAACGCCGGGCATTTCAATTGCCGGCGGGTACGCCCAATACGCAATTTTTTCCGAATCGGTGTGTGCATTAATACCGGACGAATTGGATTTTGCCGATGCTGCACCCTTGCTTTGCGCCGGCGTAACAACATTCAATGCCTTGCGCCATTCCGGAGCAAAAGGTGGCGATGTAGTAGCCATAATTGGGATTGGTGGACTAGGACATTTAGCCGTTCAATTCGCTAACAAAATGGGTTTCTACACTGTTGCAATCGCACGCGGCGATGACAAAGCGGAATTTGCAGGCAATCTAGGCGCGCATTTATACATCAATTCGGAGAGCAAAGACGCCGTAAGAAAATTGAAAAATATTGGCGGCGCCAAAGTCATTCTTGCAACTGCTGCCAGCTCAAAGGCAATGTCGCCATGGGTTGATGCACTAACAATCGGCGGCAAAATGGTAATAGTTGGTGCGGATACAGAGCCCCTAAATATTTCCCCCATTCAACTCATCGGTGGCAGAAAACAGATTATGGGCTGGCCCAGCGGAACGGCAAAAGACTCCGAGGAATGTCTGGAATTCTCAGCACGCTTCGACATAAGACCAATGATCGAAGAGTATCCGTTCGATCAGGCTCAAGAAGCATACGAGCGCATGATGAGTGGTGAAGCAAGATTCCGCGTGGTAATTACGCAGCCCGATTAA
- the secE gene encoding preprotein translocase subunit SecE, with translation MAEKKKGQNAIADDAEATKAKGKDGGSKSAKNSKSGGKQGVSPMQKLVGDALGKGDDKKKKKKGDDDAPVGESIKDIRQFLKEVLIEFQKITWPERAQVIRETYSVIFLVTVITLMVLSFDWVLGHAVFGPLEHWSRMLGGGLTRS, from the coding sequence ATGGCAGAAAAGAAAAAGGGCCAGAACGCAATAGCCGATGACGCCGAAGCCACGAAGGCTAAGGGCAAGGACGGCGGCTCTAAGTCAGCAAAAAACAGTAAATCCGGCGGCAAACAAGGCGTCAGTCCCATGCAGAAGCTCGTGGGCGACGCACTGGGCAAGGGCGACGACAAGAAGAAAAAGAAGAAAGGCGACGATGACGCTCCAGTAGGCGAGTCCATCAAAGACATTCGCCAGTTTCTAAAAGAAGTGTTAATTGAGTTCCAGAAAATCACCTGGCCGGAACGAGCCCAGGTAATTCGCGAAACGTATTCCGTCATCTTCTTGGTCACAGTCATCACTCTCATGGTCCTCAGTTTTGACTGGGTCTTGGGACATGCAGTTTTTGGTCCGCTGGAGCACTGGTCTCGCATGCTCGGCGGCGGGCTTACACGTAGTTAG
- a CDS encoding type II toxin-antitoxin system VapC family toxin → MSFLLDTCVVSEFVAPRPNQAVTKWLHDLVEESAYLSVVTIGEIRRGISRTPSVKRRDMLAKWLHEELLIRFDNRILPLDTGVLLDWGEFTGSLANEGRPMPIMDSLIAATAVHHGLTVVTRDTEDFSRARVRVFNPWK, encoded by the coding sequence ATGAGTTTTCTTCTTGATACGTGTGTAGTTTCTGAATTTGTGGCGCCTCGCCCTAACCAAGCTGTCACAAAATGGCTTCACGATTTGGTAGAAGAGTCCGCTTATCTTAGTGTCGTTACCATCGGCGAGATTCGACGTGGAATAAGTCGAACACCAAGTGTAAAGCGGCGCGATATGTTAGCCAAATGGTTACACGAGGAATTGCTAATCCGTTTTGATAATCGGATATTGCCACTTGATACCGGCGTTCTGCTCGATTGGGGCGAGTTTACCGGCAGTCTCGCAAATGAAGGAAGACCGATGCCAATAATGGACTCATTGATAGCGGCAACAGCAGTCCACCATGGACTTACCGTCGTCACTCGGGACACTGAAGACTTTAGTAGAGCGCGCGTTCGGGTTTTCAATCCATGGAAATGA
- a CDS encoding aminotransferase class III-fold pyridoxal phosphate-dependent enzyme has protein sequence MAETMNKNQQYLDKDKSFVNPVLDRYFHIVTERAAGSYLYDMNGDAYLDFSTGIAVNNVGHCHPKVVEAVQKQVATLMHTSVVTHHKPYIDLCEKLSTITPKGLESIFLSNSGAEAVEGAIKMARYVTGRPGIINFKGAFHGRTFMATALTNSKLYYRERYEPLPGPVYTLPYPYVFRSNTPNDPEACVAEVLEHFNVLFNQFISPEQVASIIVEPVLGEGGYVVPPSSFLPKLKEIANRHGILLIADEVQSGFGRTGKLFAVEHSQTVPDIMLMAKAIGGGMPISAFATRREISEQWKPARHGSTYGGNPVSCAAALATIGVIQEEKLVDRSATLGKKIIDRLTTFAKSHPHVSDVRGLGLMIGVEFSDKNGKPSKEIAHAVADKCFENKLLVLTCGSYGQVIRLIPPLNMSDDEANKGIDILEKAIASVKA, from the coding sequence ATGGCAGAGACAATGAATAAGAACCAACAATACCTCGACAAAGACAAGTCTTTCGTAAATCCAGTTTTGGACAGGTATTTCCACATCGTCACTGAACGTGCCGCCGGCTCCTACCTCTATGACATGAATGGCGACGCATATCTCGATTTCAGCACCGGTATTGCCGTCAACAATGTCGGTCACTGCCATCCTAAAGTAGTAGAAGCAGTACAGAAGCAAGTGGCAACGCTGATGCACACGTCAGTTGTGACGCACCACAAACCATATATTGATCTCTGCGAGAAGCTGAGCACCATTACTCCGAAGGGCTTAGAGTCTATCTTCCTCTCCAACAGCGGCGCTGAAGCAGTAGAAGGTGCCATTAAGATGGCACGCTACGTAACCGGACGCCCAGGCATCATCAACTTCAAGGGCGCTTTCCACGGTCGCACATTTATGGCAACCGCGCTCACCAACTCCAAGCTCTATTACCGCGAGCGCTACGAGCCATTGCCGGGACCTGTCTACACGCTGCCATATCCTTATGTGTTCCGCTCCAACACACCTAATGATCCGGAAGCTTGCGTTGCTGAAGTCCTCGAGCACTTCAACGTACTCTTCAATCAGTTCATCAGCCCGGAACAAGTAGCATCAATTATCGTTGAGCCAGTTCTTGGTGAAGGCGGCTATGTGGTACCACCATCAAGCTTCCTGCCTAAGCTGAAAGAAATCGCCAACCGCCACGGCATATTGCTAATTGCCGACGAAGTGCAATCAGGTTTTGGTCGCACAGGTAAATTATTCGCAGTCGAACACAGCCAAACGGTTCCGGACATTATGCTCATGGCTAAAGCCATTGGTGGCGGCATGCCAATTTCAGCATTTGCTACACGCCGCGAAATAAGCGAACAGTGGAAGCCGGCACGTCATGGTTCCACATACGGTGGCAATCCAGTTTCTTGCGCTGCCGCCCTTGCCACCATCGGCGTCATCCAAGAAGAGAAGCTTGTTGATCGTTCAGCAACTCTCGGCAAGAAGATCATAGACAGATTAACGACATTCGCTAAGTCCCACCCGCACGTATCTGATGTGCGCGGTCTCGGCTTAATGATAGGCGTTGAGTTTAGCGACAAGAACGGCAAGCCATCCAAGGAAATTGCCCATGCTGTCGCCGACAAGTGCTTCGAGAATAAGTTACTTGTCCTCACCTGCGGATCGTACGGGCAAGTAATTAGATTGATTCCGCCTCTGAATATGAGCGATGACGAAGCCAACAAAGGCATCGACATCCTTGAAAAAGCAATTGCTTCAGTGAAGGCATAG
- a CDS encoding ABC transporter permease yields MSNLEQLSIEPAGGPEEVTKRIESGNPVITAWRRLKKIPTAVVAWVIISLMLALAIASLLGVPLTPYSFDQTSTTLLADPSWQHLMGTDELGRDVLTRVIYGSRLSISIGITTALVALVIGTVYGATAGYCEGKVDSFLMRGVDIAYSLPDLLVMILVGVLVGRGTQGILFALALVSWMGTARLVRAQFMQLKHEEFIEAARACGQPVLPLICKHFLPNAMGPIIVALTFIVPSAILSESTLSFIGLGLSPPACSWGTLAADGWRSLRTHPHLILFPSLFIFLTVLSFNFLGDGLRDALDPRTRLKK; encoded by the coding sequence ATGTCCAATCTTGAACAGTTATCCATAGAACCTGCCGGCGGGCCGGAAGAAGTCACTAAGCGTATCGAGAGCGGCAATCCAGTCATTACCGCTTGGAGAAGACTAAAGAAAATCCCAACGGCTGTCGTTGCGTGGGTAATAATTTCCCTGATGTTGGCATTGGCAATTGCTTCGCTTTTAGGCGTGCCGTTAACTCCATATTCTTTTGATCAAACAAGTACGACTCTACTGGCTGATCCTAGTTGGCAGCATTTGATGGGCACGGATGAATTGGGGCGCGATGTTCTCACTCGTGTTATTTACGGCTCACGCTTGTCTATAAGCATCGGAATAACAACTGCCTTGGTGGCGCTAGTAATTGGCACGGTCTATGGAGCAACCGCCGGATACTGCGAAGGCAAAGTTGATTCATTCCTCATGCGCGGTGTCGACATCGCCTATTCATTGCCTGACTTGTTGGTGATGATTTTAGTCGGAGTTCTTGTTGGTCGCGGCACGCAAGGGATTCTGTTCGCGCTTGCTTTAGTGAGTTGGATGGGTACAGCAAGATTAGTCCGAGCGCAATTCATGCAGTTGAAGCACGAGGAATTCATCGAAGCGGCTCGTGCCTGCGGTCAACCAGTGCTTCCTCTTATATGCAAACACTTCTTGCCCAATGCCATGGGACCAATTATCGTTGCCCTCACATTTATTGTTCCATCGGCAATTCTCTCCGAATCCACATTGAGCTTCATCGGGTTAGGTCTTTCACCGCCCGCCTGTAGCTGGGGCACACTTGCTGCGGATGGTTGGCGCTCGTTACGCACTCATCCGCATTTGATTCTTTTTCCGAGCCTATTTATTTTCCTGACTGTGCTGTCGTTCAACTTCTTGGGCGATGGACTGCGTGACGCCCTCGATCCGCGAACGAGATTGAAAAAGTAG
- the rplA gene encoding 50S ribosomal protein L1 — translation MPKPTKRQQQLEKVAQANKELLAAEDAIKILKEFKKPKFDESVEVAFRLGINPKMSDQAVRSTVALPGGTGKEVRVAVVAKGEKVKEAEAAGADFAGAEELVAKIGDGFLEFDKLVATPDAMAMLSKLGKVLGPRGLMPNPKDGTVTPEVGKAVKDLKAGKVSFRSEKDGGVVQMAIGKMSFDDARLLKNLAAVFEQVQKIKPPTVKGVYIKAVYLSSTMGPGLKLDVARLPELHKYLVG, via the coding sequence ATGCCAAAGCCAACAAAGCGTCAACAGCAACTCGAAAAAGTTGCCCAGGCAAACAAAGAATTGCTCGCTGCTGAAGATGCAATCAAAATCCTCAAAGAATTCAAAAAGCCTAAGTTCGATGAATCCGTCGAAGTGGCTTTCCGTCTGGGTATCAACCCCAAGATGTCCGACCAAGCTGTTCGTTCCACAGTGGCTCTGCCAGGTGGTACCGGTAAAGAAGTCCGCGTAGCTGTCGTCGCCAAAGGCGAGAAGGTGAAAGAAGCCGAAGCAGCAGGAGCTGACTTTGCCGGAGCCGAAGAACTCGTTGCCAAAATCGGCGACGGATTCCTCGAATTCGACAAACTCGTTGCTACACCTGATGCAATGGCAATGTTGTCCAAACTCGGTAAGGTATTAGGACCGCGCGGTTTGATGCCAAACCCGAAAGACGGCACCGTAACCCCAGAAGTTGGCAAAGCCGTCAAAGATCTCAAAGCCGGTAAGGTTTCCTTCCGCTCTGAGAAAGATGGCGGCGTTGTACAAATGGCTATCGGCAAGATGTCGTTCGACGATGCACGCTTGCTGAAGAACTTGGCTGCTGTATTTGAACAAGTACAAAAAATCAAGCCACCAACCGTCAAAGGCGTATACATCAAAGCTGTTTATCTGAGTTCGACCATGGGTCCTGGACTCAAGCTGGACGTTGCCCGCTTGCCGGAGTTGCACAAATACCTGGTTGGCTAA